In Oncorhynchus clarkii lewisi isolate Uvic-CL-2024 chromosome 24, UVic_Ocla_1.0, whole genome shotgun sequence, one DNA window encodes the following:
- the LOC139382326 gene encoding A-kinase anchor protein SPHKAP-like isoform X1 — translation MLLSLFTALRNFTESNFQSSAMFESSESGDAEGVSTDSTLGSSVTACKKVLCSSSVLDSSEYWLRNEKALCRLGLLEDDAEGRSNTMCFVNLDQQKVDRHNDSCIKKLASISPDLPKLVGSLSVRQPKVNEILLLGGLETPDPSHPHQYPTHTQGQRGTDVCLVQCPGGRRPTSIIYEINKFLIGLQWGQERQGSQGRMMAGQRMDDDTNRSFSSIEEDFLTASEHLGDDSEDDGLRNECSDVAVGLADAAHSDRPVCQRGRLCQNQWQDSEDSEVTICAPPATKKQGGRAPARASGHHNKESAGHYATNLAESVLQDAFIRLSQDEPSFATEAAVSMSPGSHRPPAVLTRTGVEEPSRARTCSFELPKIVIVQSPDNCEGLPEWLGTQASHVAVEYGVGGAARQVTAEHGPEAHSFHPTTTTSGRHPNKPLQQALACAASVIGTISSPQVAEQLAMEPTEEDMEREGQRDPEGTDYSFSSAMCGMAQVAGAVAVVELAKEAEEVGCESEDDSTTEVYSAASVGLLSAAQASTAITLHCSIAEGTSIEAFRTSIAEVLHKEAAGVLAQPQDYKSVAHLLESTHNRIVDGITSPKKSYLDKMDETEVDDFISEVANGLFKHAFEKAKKKRELEGPGKDVPNIQGFLQESVSNVLFDVLCLTSKRIGDISKCDIGSFDRQEGDVGSRDYEAAATTKEPLSQLQRFDGSSQPDNYEAHWAEKMPIYSAIREDKYGLERESEPYGSHSSPHFREQQQLGQAPTKVSSSTKDCYDLQGQQARGNIREPFTESLAHQVSSSLGTEKRWRASMDSRQSSLTPQSSFSSSTGALVCLKMDSESRTTPVNYFADDLATTVVSMATELAAICLENSSGKQPWFCALKGAAGYYPEGGYLLPSCCTALRRKEGQNGGVASKKHRPPRLSEIKRKTEEQPELMECLVNRVVDETVNLDDMPQTLDPFALFASEVTARIMNCPELNIVDTSKPGQQTRSRLQCERWSRGKAASYESIPEEDAGPPGTPNTLGPGSRLGQNLSRGGSISKQSSCESITDEFSRFMVNQMEMEGRGFDLLLDYYAGQNASSILAAAVQQAATKKNGHLNVRATSCLSKQSSTESITEEFYRFMLKDMDMESKDYSMGRTKEWSNSLLPPSPRTLFCIRQSSVPDRRFSDSRLTVNSPIKANSFDGFVRNVHGDTLNIYPTNSVQVSATGLCKSDSCLYQRGQTDQITDMLIHETWSSSIESLMRKNKIIADPEDSIDLVDAESQTHMLQYANRLAADIVETGKSVLQDGDGAGGGGVVGRQQHMPVGERRRGFKQSRPGCTRSRASQEQPGGGGDSTCTAAGPPIRGPREVPVPVIHIETDQRDDPESGNPVERAWHHPWDPAPPEGTAQWCAERASVSHSSFERDKTAVPSAPAAVPAVDERNKRSLSASSEDSSESWSQIAPDDDPHEETSSFIQLSEGNGNSSTSSLGLADLEGLSDIPSQSTVNSEEADKGHLRESKENVNEGSSLWTVGGSSSHRELLVVNCDLDPECVDSELRLALQWIAASELGLHAVYFRKCKERTSKVGAAQHMQFQRVLQLVSQKAWRIGDLFNAVIQFCKLHQEEDGGSSLSSLFDWLLETH, via the exons ATGTGCTTTGTGAATCTGGACCAGCAGAAGGTGGATCGTCACAACGACAGCTGCATCAAG AAACTGGCCTCCATCTCTCCAGACCTGCCCAAGCTGGTTGGCTCTCTGAGCGTGCGACAGCCCAAGGTGAACGAGATCCTGCTGCTCGGTGGTTTGGAGACTCCGGACCCCTCTCACCCTCACCAgtaccccacccacacacag GGCCAGAGGGGTACAGATGTGTGCTTGGTCCAGTGTCCTGGGGGCCGGCGGCCCACCAGCATCATCTATGAGATCAACAAGTTCCTGATCGGGCTACAGTGGGGTCAGGAGAGGCAGGGGTCTCAGGGGCGGATGATGGCAGGGCAGAGGATGGATGACGACACCAACCGCTCCTTCTCATCCATAGAGGAGGACTTCCTCACTGCCTCAGAACACCTGGGGGATGACAGCGAGGATGACGGCTTACGAAATG agtgcagtgatgtggcAGTGGGGTTGGCAGACGCAGCACACAGCGATAGACCTGTGTGTCAGAGGGGACGCCTGTGCCAGAACCAGTGGCAGGACAGCGAGGACTCTGAGGTGACCATTTGCGCCCCCCCAGCCACCAAGAAACAAGGAGGAAGGGCACCGGCGAGAGCTAGCGGTCACCACAATAAGGAGTCAGCCGGCCACTACGCCACCAACCTGGCTGAGTCGGTACTGCAGGACGCCTTCATCCGCCTGTCTCAGGACGAACCGTCCTTCGCCACCGAGGCTGCTGTGAGCATGTCCCCTGGCAGCCACCGCCCCCCTGCCGTCCTCACCAGAACAGGAGTCGAGGAGCCCTCTCGGGCACGTACCTGCTCTTTCGAGCTGCCTAAGATCGTCATAGTGCAGAGCCCAGATAATTGCGAGGGCCTGCCGGAGTGGCTGGGTACTCAGGCCTCTCACGTGGCTGTGGAGTATGGTGTTGGTGGTGCTGCCAGACAGGTAACGGCGGAACACGGACCAGAGGCCCATAGCTTCCACCCTACCACCACTACTAGTGGACGACACCCCAACAAACCCCTGCAGCAGGCCCTGGCATGTGCTGCCAGCGTCATCGGCACCATCTCCAGCCCACAGGTAGCAGAGCAGCTAGCGATGGAGCCAACAGAggaggacatggagagagagggacagagagacccTGAGGGCACTGACTACTCCTTCTCCTCAGCCATGTGCGGTATGGCCCAGGTGGCGGGGGCAGTGGCCGTGGTGGAGCTAGCTAAAGAGGCCGAGGAGGTGGGCTGCGAGTCAGAAGACGACTCCACCACTGAGGTCTACTCAGCTGCCTCCGTGGGACTCCTATCTGCAGCGCAGGCCTCCACGGCAATCACTCTTCACTGCAGCATTGCCGAGGGAACCAGCATCGAGGCCTTCCGCACCAGCATCGCTGAAGTTCTTCACAAGGAGGCAGCAGGGGTGCTGGCTCAGCCCCAGGACTACAAGAGTGTGGCCCACCTACTGGAGTCCACCCACAACAGGATTGTGGATGGCATCACGTCTCCCAAAAAGTCCTATCTGGACAAGATGGATGAGACTGAGGTGGACGATTTCATCAGCGAGGTGGCCAATGGCCTCTTCAAGCACGCGTTTGAGAAAGCGAAAAAGAAAAGAGAACTAGAAGGCCCGGGCAAAGACGTCCCTAATATCCAGGGCTTTCTGCAGGAGAGCGTGAGCAATGTGCTCTTCGATGTCCTTTGCCTCACTTCAAAGCGGATCGGTGACATTTCCAAATGTGATATAGGGTCGTTTGACAGACAAGAGGGTGATGTCGGCTCCAGGGACTACGAGGCAGCCGCCACCACCAAGGAACCATTAAGTCAATTACAGCGCTTCGATGGCTCCAGCCAGCCCGATAATTATGAAGCCCACTGGGCAGAGAAGATGCCCATCTACTCCGCGATAAGGGAGGACAAATATGGACTCGAGAGGGAGAGTGAACCTTATGGGTCTCACAGCTCGCCACATttcagagagcagcagcagctcGGACAAGCTCCGACTAAAGTCTCGTCCTCTACTAAGGACTGCTATGACCTCCAGGGCCAGCAGGCCAGAGGAAACATCAGAGAGCCTTTTACAGAGAGCTTAGCCCACCAGGTCTCTTCATCCCTGGGCACAGAGAAAAGATGGAGAGCCAGTATGGACAGCAGACAGTCTTCTCTGACCCCTCAGTCCTCTTTTAGCTCCTCCACAGGGGCCTTGGTCTGCCTAAAGATGGACTCAGAGTCCAGAACTACCCCTGTCAACTACTTCGCTGATGACCTGGCCACCACCGTGGTCTCCATGGCCACTGAGCTGGCTGCCATCTGCCTGGAGAATTCCAGCGGGAAGCAGCCGTGGTTCTGTGCCCTGAAGGGCGCAGCCGGCTACTACCCCGAGGggggctacctgctgccctcctGTTGCACGGCCCTCCGCAGAAAGGAGGGCCAGAACGGCGGTGTGGCATCCAAAAAGCACCGGCCGCCACGCCTCAGTGAGATCAAGAGGAAGACGGAAGAGCAGCCCGAGTTGATGGAGTGCCTGGTCAACCGTGTGGTGGATGAGACCGTCAACCTAGACGACATGCCCCAGACTCTTGACCCATTCGCACTCTTTGCCTCCGAGGTCACCGCCCGCATCATGAACTGCCCCGAGCTCAACATAGTTGACACCTCCAAGCCCGGCCAGCAGACCCGCAGCCGGCTGCAGTGCGAGCGGTGGAGCCGGGGCAAGGCCGCCAGCTATGAAAGCATCCCAGAGGAGGACGCAGGTCCCCCgggtacccccaacaccctgggcCCTGGCAGCCGGCTGGGCCAGAACCTGAGTAGGGGAGGCTCCATCTCCAAGCAGTCCAGCTGCGAGAGTATTACGGACGAGTTCTCCCGCTTCATGGTGAaccagatggagatggagggCCGGGGTTTTGACCTGCTCCTGGACTACTATGCCGGGCAGAACGCCAGCAGCATCCTGGCGGCAGCCGTGCAGCAGGCAGCCACCAAGAAGAACGGCCACCTCAATGTGAGGGCCACCTCCTGTCTGTCCAAGCAGTCCAGTACGGAGAGCATCACAGAGGAGTTCTACAGGTTCATGCTCAAAGACATGGACATGGAGAGCAAAGACTACAGTATGGGAAGAACTAAAGAGTGGAGCAACAGCCTATTGCCTCCATCTCCCAGAACCCTCTTCTGTATCCGTCAGTCCTCTGTGCCGGACAGACGTTTCTCAGACTCCAGGCTGACCGTCAACTCGCCCATCAAGGCCAACTCCTTTGATGGCTTCGTCCGCAATGTGCACGGGGACACACTCAACATCTACCCCACCAACTCGGTGCAGGTGTCTGCCACGGGCCTCTGCAAGTCTGATTCATGTCTGTACCAGAGGGGCCAGACTGACCAGATCACCGACATGCTGATCCACGAGACCTGGTCCAGCTCCATTGAGTCCCTGATGCGAAAGAACAAGATCATTGCGGACCCGGAGGACAGCATTGACCTGGTGGATGCAGAGTCCCAGACCCACATGCTGCAGTATGCCAACCGCCTGGCCGCAGACATCGTGGAAACCGGGAAGTCTGTCCTGCAGGATGGGGATGGAGCCGGAGGAGGGGGCGTGGTGGGGCGACAACAACACATGCccgtgggggagaggaggagaggcttcAAACAGTCCCGCCCTGGCTGCACCCGGAGCAGAGCCAGCCAGGAGCAaccaggagggggaggagacagcaCATGTACAGCAGCGGGTCCCCCCATCAGGGGCCCCAGGGAGGTCCCTGTACCGGTGATCCACATCGAGACAGATCAGAGGGACGATCCAGAGTCTGGGAACCCGGTGGAAAGGGCCTGGCATCACCCCTGGGACCCAGCGCCCCCTGAGGGGACAGCCCAGTGGTGCGCTGAGAGGGCCTCAGTGAGCCACAGCAG CTTTGAGAGAGACAAGACGGCAGTGCCCTCTGCGCCCGCTGCGGTACCCGCTGTAGATGAACGAAACAAGCGCTCTCTGAGTGCTAGCAGTGAGGACAGCTCAGAAAGCTGGTCCCAGATCGCCCCTGATGACGACCCCCACGAGGAGACCAGTAGTTTTATCCAGCTGAGCGAGGG GAACGGGAACAGCAGCACGTCTAGCCTGGGTCTGGCAGACTTGGAGGGCTTGTCTGACATCCCCAGTCAAAGCACAGTGAACAG TGAGGAGGCAGACAAGGGACACCTAAGGGAGAGCAAGGAGAACGTAAATG agggCAGCTCCCTGTGGACAGTAGGGGGCAGTAGCAGCCACAGGGAGCTTCTGGTGGTCAACTGTGACTTGGATCCAGAGTGTGTGGACTCAGAGCTGCGCTTGGCCCTGCAGTGGATCGCCGCCTCTGAGCTGGGCCTGCATGCCGTCTACTTCAGGAAGTGTAAGGAGAGGACGTCCAAGGTGGGTGCAGCACAGCACATGCAG TTCCAGAGGGTGTTGCAGCTGGTGTCTCAGAAGGCATGGAGGATCGGAGATCTCTTCAACGCTGTCATCCAGTTCTGTAAGCTCCACCAGGAAGAGGACGGAGGCAGCTCTCTGTCCAGTCTTTTCGACTGGCTACTGGAGACCCACTAG